From Cotesia glomerata isolate CgM1 linkage group LG2, MPM_Cglom_v2.3, whole genome shotgun sequence, a single genomic window includes:
- the LOC123258766 gene encoding uncharacterized protein LOC123258766, with amino-acid sequence MLLVGVYVDKKKPLMNNILRPFITELRELYQDGVTWKSSHGVEITSKIIVTMGCFDSPARSAVTRFKQYNGYDSCLYCYTKGKFVASKKVVFPARKNFTRLRTKKCIETAMYEASEIRKPVTGVKGISALITLPLFDISKGVIVESMHAVYLGVVKQHMTLLLTSTNAPYYVGNPDLCKIIDECLLSIKPPSRRSRKPRSISTYKQWKASEWRNWLDYAPVCLKKVLDEKYVHHIALLSEAMHYLNNDSITPSDLDRAEELLKEYVDLFQKYFGIANMSSNIHLISHLVQCIRNWGPAWGYSAFTFEAWNKKLLDQLTSSHCRAEQIITRFLMEKFIITSSSDNRVSVETRNFIKKILKLPVTNDKVNSQSKIYCKGKSVKRSPTLQEIAALTAAGYSPDNLTCYEKMSHNKVKYNCYNMEKDVKFCDSVINDGNGTYGIIQSVIKFTHENYTVCGLLMLTYNKEESAFQTRHISKVKISENLVFVCEDAKIKPACRMELSGETYIVTLANCWETD; translated from the coding sequence ATGCTGTTAGTAGGAGTCtatgtagataaaaaaaaaccattaatgaataatattcTGCGACCTTTTATTACTGAGCTGCGTGAATTATATCAAGATGGAGTAACTTGGAAATCATCTCATGGAGTAGAGATAACTTCGAAAATCATAGTAACAATGGGTTGCTTTGATTCCCCAGCCCGATCAGCCGTAACTCGTTTTAAACAGTATAATGGCTATGACAgttgtttatattgttataCTAAAGGTAAATTTGTGGCGAGTAAGAAAGTTGTGTTTCCTGcccgaaaaaatttcacacgATTGCGCACAAAAAAGTGTATAGAGACTGCCATGTATGAAGCTAGCGAAATCAGAAAGCCTGTTACAGGAGTAAAGGGTATTTCAGCATTAATAACATTACCGTTGTTTGATATAAGCAAAGGAGTGATAGTTGAATCGATGCATGCTGTGTACCTTGGCGTTGTAAAACAACACATGACATTACTGCTAACTTCAACAAATGCACCTTATTATGTTGGAAATCCTGATTTGTGTAAAATAATAGATGAATGTTTGTTATCTATTAAACCTCCTTCTCGCCGATCAAGAAAACCTAGATCTATTTCCACTTACAAGCAGTGGAAAGCCTCTGAATGGAGAAATTGGCTTGATTACGCTCCGGTCTgtttgaaaaaagttttggaTGAGAAATATGTGCATCACATTGCTCTTTTATCAGAAGCAATGCACTATCTTAACAACGATTCAATTACTCCAAGTGACCTAGACCGTGCAGAAGAATTATTGAAAGAATATGTTGAtctatttcaaaaatattttgggaTTGCCAATATGAGTTCCAACATACATTTAATCAGCCATCTTGTTCAATGCATACGCAACTGGGGTCCAGCTTGGGGATACTCAGCATTTACGTTCGAGGCGTGGAACAAGAAACTACTAGATCAACTTACTAGTTCACACTGCCGAGCTGAACAGATAATAACGCgttttttaatggaaaaatttataataacatcGTCTTCTGATAACAGAGTGTCTGTTGAAACAaggaatttcattaaaaaaattcttaaactaccTGTTACGAACGATAAGGTAAATTCACAATCAAAAATCTATTGCAAAGGTAAATCCGTAAAACGCTCGCCGACTCTTCAAGAAATTGCAGCATTAACTGCAGCTGGATATTCTCCCGACAATTTGACATGCTATGAAAAAATGAGtcataataaagtaaaatataattgcTATAATATGGAAAAGGACGTTAAATTCTGCGATTCAGTAATAAATGATGGGAATGGAACCTATGGCATTATTCAGTCAGTCATCAAGTTTACTCATGAGAATTATACTGTTTGTGGTTTATTAATGTTAACTTACAATAAAGAAGAAAGTGCATTTCAAACACGACATATAAGCAAagttaaaatttctgaaaatttagtttttgtcTGTGAAGATGCCAAGATAAAACCAGCATGTCGCATGGAACTTTCAGGAGAAACTTACATTGTAACTCTTGCAAACTGTTGGGAGACAGACTGA